From a region of the Daphnia magna isolate NIES linkage group LG1, ASM2063170v1.1, whole genome shotgun sequence genome:
- the LOC123474405 gene encoding protein spinster-like isoform X2 — MDSTNVNEQVPVQNGSYQTQPEETQNSIVDSHQKTDSYKQSLSSSSSTSLVAASVFNVYTGDSSLDSTKQKPSDDSGTPSISCSTKTSDEVKKMSTRQYATVIILCYVNLLKYIDRFTIAGILPEVQCAFGISDAQGGLLSTAFIASYMIFSPIFGYLGDRFSRRIIMGVGITFWGVSNLAGSFSETYGLLLTSRILVGIGESMFSTVSPTIISDVCKGDVRSKFLILYYIAVPVGSGLGFIVGAAMASAFGSWQWGLRVTPVLGFVAVLLIVFVVQEPPRGEAEGSKLSATSYWDDLKYLGKNKTYIFATAGGTLTSFVAGAMAWWGPKFIALGQATTKGEDVSYAKVSSIVGAEAALAGIIGVATGSLLGQKLRKRYPTADPQVCAWSMLIAAPLFYWGCYVAAGPPIPTYVILFFAQWLLNVNWAPVGDILLYVVIPTRRATAEGFFILISHALGDAGSPYITGLVSDSFKA, encoded by the exons ATGGATTCGACAAACGTAAACGAACAAGTTCCCGTGCAGAATGGAAGCTATCAGACACAGCCGGAAGAAACCCAAAATTCAATCGTTGATTCCCACCAGAAAACTGATAGTTACAAACAGTCGCTATCCTCATCCTCCTCAACATCTTTGGTCGCAG CTTCCGTTTTCAATGTATATACAGGGGATTCGTCTTTGGATTCAACTAAGCAGAAGCCAAGTGACGACAGTGGAACACCATCGATTTCTTGTTCAACGAAAACAAGTGATGAAGTTAAGAAAATGTCGACGCGTCAATACGCAACCGTTATAATCCTTTGCTATGTCAATCTATTGAAGTACATTGATAGGTTCACTATTGCGG GTATTTTACCGGAGGTCCAATGCGCTTTCGGCATCAGCGATGCTCAAGGTGGTTTACTCTCAACTGCCTTCATTGCTTCCTACATGATATTTTCACCTATTTTCGGCTACCTGGGTGACAGATTCTCCCGCAG GATCATCATGGGAGTCGGTATCACTTTTTGGGGTGTTTCAAATTTGGCTGGATCGTTCTCCGAAACTTACGGTCTCCTCTTAACGTCGAGGATTTTGGTAGGCATCGGTGAATCGATGTTCTCCACCGTGTCGCCGACTATCATTTCAGATGTGTGCAAGGGCGATGTCCGGTCCAAGTTTCTCATCCTTTACTATATCGCAGTACCAGTCGGAAG TGGTCTAGGGTTTATCGTTGGTGCAGCGATGGCTAGTGCTTTCGGTTCTTGGCAATGGGGTCTTCGAGTCACACCTGTTTTGGGTTTCGTCGCAGTTTTGCTCATCGTTTTTGTTGTGCAAGAGCCACCTAGAGGAGAAGCCGAGGGATCCAAGCTATCCGCAACTTCTTACTGGGACGATCTCAAATACCTGGGAAAGAA CAAAACCTACATATTTGCAACAGCTGGTGGGACTCTAACATCATTCGTCGCCGGAGCAATGGCCTGGTGGGGTCCAAAATTTATTGCGCTAGGACAAGCCACAACGAAAGGCGAAGATGTTTCATATGCCAA AGTTTCTTCAATCGTCGGCGCTGAGGCAGCTCTGGCTGGAATAATTGGCGTCGCCACAGGATCGCTGCTCGGCCAAAAGCTAAGGAAACGTTATCCAACTGCCGATCCTCAAGTTTGCGCTTGGAGCATGTTGATAGCTGCTCCATTGTTTTACTGGGGTTGTTATGTTGCTGCCGGCCCTCCTATACCAACATACGTCATTCTTTTCTTCGCCCAATGGCTCCTCAACGTCAACTG GGCTCCAGTCGGTGACATTCTTTTG TATGTTGTTATCCCAACAAGACGTGCCACGGCGGAAGGATTCTTTATCCTCATTTCTCATGCCCTAGGAGATGCCGGATCTCCATACATAACTGGTCTG GTATCTGACAGCTTCAAAGCATAA
- the LOC116924050 gene encoding protein spinster homolog 3 isoform X3: protein MDSTNVNEQVPVQNGSYQTQPEETQNSIFDSHQKTDSYKQSLSSSSSTSFVAGDSSLDSTKQKPSDDSGTPSISCPTKTSDEVKKMSTRQYATVIILCYVNLLKYIDRFTIAGILPEVQCAFGISDAQGGLLSTAFIASCMIFFPIFGYLSDRFSRRIIMGVGITLWGVSNVAGSFSGTYVLLLTSRILVGIGELMFSTVSPTIILDVGKGDVRSKFLSILYYSAVPVGSGLGFIVGAEMASAFGSWQWGLRVTPVLGFVAVLLIVFVVQEPPRGEAEGSRLSSTSGFCDDLKYLRKNKTYIFATFGKTLTSFVAGAMAWWGPKFIALGQATTKGEDVSYAKPVSSIVCAKAALAGIIGVTTGSLLGQKLRKCYPNADPKVCGYSMLIAALLFCSGYYVATGPPILTYVILFFAQWLLNVNWVPVHDILLYVVIPTRRATAAGFFIFIYHAFGDALSPYIIGLVSDSFKASLTNASETKMPSYDYYGDAMMLNESSVSNNCSGSSFIDPETVDIDFLSLRNTFFIGTIIAGELSAVFFFASAKYFVKDKALVDKAVTENNEMEQLEMTEQQTKFTAAKPEVPQMNLSTAFQEDACDVLARET from the exons ATGGATTCGACAAACGTAAACGAACAAGTTCCCGTGCAGAATGGAAGCTATCAGACACAGCCGGAAGAAACCCAAAATTCGATCTTTGATTCCCACCAGAAAACTGATAGTTACAAACAGTCGCTATCCTCATCCTCCTCAACATCTTTTGTCGCAG GGGATTCGTCTTTGGATTCAACTAAGCAGAAGCCAAGTGACGACAGTGGAACACCATCGATTTCTTGTCCAACGAAAACAAGTGATGAAGTTAAGAAAATGTCGACGCGTCAATACGCAACCGTTATAATCCTTTGCTATGTCAATCTATTGAAGTACATTGATAGGTTCACTATTGCGG GTATTTTACCGGAGGTCCAATGCGCTTTCGGAATCAGCGATGCTCAAGGTGGTTTACTCTCAACTGCCTTCATTGCTTCCTGCATGatattttttcctattttcggCTACCTGAGTGACAGATTCTCCCGCAG GATCATCATGGGAGTCGGTATCACTCTTTGGGGTGTTTCAAATGTGGCTGGATCGTTCTCCGGAACCTACGTTCTCCTCTTAACGTCGAGGATTTTGGTAGGCATCGGTGAATTGATGTTCTCCACCGTGTCGCCGACTATCATTTTAGATGTGGGCAAAGGCGATGTCCGGTCCAAGTTTCTCAGCATCCTTTACTATAGCGCCGTACCAGTCGGAAG TGGTCTAGGGTTTATCGTTGGTGCAGAGATGGCTAGTGCTTTCGGTTCTTGGCAATGGGGTCTTCGAGTCACACCTGTTTTGGGTTTCGTAGCCGTTTTGCTCATCGTTTTTGTTGTGCAAGAGCCACCCAGAGGAGAAGCCGAGGGATCCAGGCTATCCTCAACTTCTGGCTTCTGTGACGATCTCAAATACCTGAGAAAGAA CAAAACCTACATATTTGCAACATTTGGTAAGACTCTAACATCATTCGTCGCCGGAGCTATGGCCTGGTGGGGTCCAAAATTTATTGCGCTAGGACAAGCCACAACGAAAGGCGAAGATGTTTCATATGCCAA ACCAGTTTCTTCAATCGTCTGCGCTAAGGCAGCTCTGGCTGGAATAATTGGCGTCACCACAGGATCGCTGCTCGGCCAAAAGCTAAGGAAATGTTATCCAAATGCCGATCCTAAAGTTTGCGGTTACAGCATGTTAATAGCTGCTCTATTGTTCTGTTCCGGTTATTATGTTGCTACCGGCCCTCCTATTCTAACATATGTCATCCTTTTCTTCGCCCAATGGCTCCTCAACGTCAACTG GGTTCCAGTCCATGACATTCTTTTG TATGTTGTTATCCCAACAAGACGTGCCACGGCGGCAGGATTCTTTATCTTCATTTATCATGCCTTTGGAGATGCCTTATCTCCATACATAATCGGTCTG GTATCTGACAGCTTCAAAGCATCACTTACTAATGCGTCAGAAACAAAGATGCCATCGTATGATTACTATGGCGATGCGATGATGTTGAACGAATCCTCCGTTAGCAACAACTGCTCCGGTTCATCGTTCATCGATCCCGAGACGGTCGACATAGACTTTCTCTCTTTGCGGAATACGTTTTTTATTGGGACAATCATTGCAGGAGAACTTAGCgcagttttcttctttgccaGCGCAAA GTATTTTGTAAAGGACAAAGCCTTAGTTGACAAGGCAGTGACAG AAAACAACGAAATGGAGCAACTGGAAATGACCGAACAGCAAACGAAGTTTACAGCAGCTAAACCCGAAGTGCCTCAAATGAATTTGTCGACAGCATTCCAAGAAGATGCTTGTGATGTACTTGCACGCGAGACGTGA
- the LOC116924050 gene encoding protein spinster homolog 1 isoform X2, which translates to MDSTNVNEQVPVQNGSYQTQPEETQNSIFDSHQKTDSYKQSLSSSSSTSFVAASVFNVYTGDSSLDSTKQKPSDDSGTPSISCPTKTSDEVKKMSTRQYATVIILCYVNLLKYIDRFTIAGILPEVQCAFGISDAQGGLLSTAFIASCMIFFPIFGYLSDRFSRRIIMGVGITLWGVSNVAGSFSGTYVLLLTSRILVGIGELMFSTVSPTIILDVGKGDVRSKFLSILYYSAVPVGSGLGFIVGAEMASAFGSWQWGLRVTPVLGFVAVLLIVFVVQEPPRGEAEGSRLSSTSGFCDDLKYLRKNKTYIFATFGKTLTSFVAGAMAWWGPKFIALGQATTKGEDVSYAKPVSSIVCAKAALAGIIGVTTGSLLGQKLRKCYPNADPKVCGYSMLIAALLFCSGYYVATGPPILTYVILFFAQWLLNVNWVPVHDILLYVVIPTRRATAAGFFIFIYHAFGDALSPYIIGLVSDSFKASLTNASETKMPSYDYYGDAMMLNESSVSNNCSGSSFIDPETVDIDFLSLRNTFFIGTIIAGELSAVFFFASAKYFVKDKALVDKAVTENNEMEQLEMTEQQTKFTAAKPEVPQMNLSTAFQEDACDVLARET; encoded by the exons ATGGATTCGACAAACGTAAACGAACAAGTTCCCGTGCAGAATGGAAGCTATCAGACACAGCCGGAAGAAACCCAAAATTCGATCTTTGATTCCCACCAGAAAACTGATAGTTACAAACAGTCGCTATCCTCATCCTCCTCAACATCTTTTGTCGCAG CTTCCGTTTTCAATGTATATACAGGGGATTCGTCTTTGGATTCAACTAAGCAGAAGCCAAGTGACGACAGTGGAACACCATCGATTTCTTGTCCAACGAAAACAAGTGATGAAGTTAAGAAAATGTCGACGCGTCAATACGCAACCGTTATAATCCTTTGCTATGTCAATCTATTGAAGTACATTGATAGGTTCACTATTGCGG GTATTTTACCGGAGGTCCAATGCGCTTTCGGAATCAGCGATGCTCAAGGTGGTTTACTCTCAACTGCCTTCATTGCTTCCTGCATGatattttttcctattttcggCTACCTGAGTGACAGATTCTCCCGCAG GATCATCATGGGAGTCGGTATCACTCTTTGGGGTGTTTCAAATGTGGCTGGATCGTTCTCCGGAACCTACGTTCTCCTCTTAACGTCGAGGATTTTGGTAGGCATCGGTGAATTGATGTTCTCCACCGTGTCGCCGACTATCATTTTAGATGTGGGCAAAGGCGATGTCCGGTCCAAGTTTCTCAGCATCCTTTACTATAGCGCCGTACCAGTCGGAAG TGGTCTAGGGTTTATCGTTGGTGCAGAGATGGCTAGTGCTTTCGGTTCTTGGCAATGGGGTCTTCGAGTCACACCTGTTTTGGGTTTCGTAGCCGTTTTGCTCATCGTTTTTGTTGTGCAAGAGCCACCCAGAGGAGAAGCCGAGGGATCCAGGCTATCCTCAACTTCTGGCTTCTGTGACGATCTCAAATACCTGAGAAAGAA CAAAACCTACATATTTGCAACATTTGGTAAGACTCTAACATCATTCGTCGCCGGAGCTATGGCCTGGTGGGGTCCAAAATTTATTGCGCTAGGACAAGCCACAACGAAAGGCGAAGATGTTTCATATGCCAA ACCAGTTTCTTCAATCGTCTGCGCTAAGGCAGCTCTGGCTGGAATAATTGGCGTCACCACAGGATCGCTGCTCGGCCAAAAGCTAAGGAAATGTTATCCAAATGCCGATCCTAAAGTTTGCGGTTACAGCATGTTAATAGCTGCTCTATTGTTCTGTTCCGGTTATTATGTTGCTACCGGCCCTCCTATTCTAACATATGTCATCCTTTTCTTCGCCCAATGGCTCCTCAACGTCAACTG GGTTCCAGTCCATGACATTCTTTTG TATGTTGTTATCCCAACAAGACGTGCCACGGCGGCAGGATTCTTTATCTTCATTTATCATGCCTTTGGAGATGCCTTATCTCCATACATAATCGGTCTG GTATCTGACAGCTTCAAAGCATCACTTACTAATGCGTCAGAAACAAAGATGCCATCGTATGATTACTATGGCGATGCGATGATGTTGAACGAATCCTCCGTTAGCAACAACTGCTCCGGTTCATCGTTCATCGATCCCGAGACGGTCGACATAGACTTTCTCTCTTTGCGGAATACGTTTTTTATTGGGACAATCATTGCAGGAGAACTTAGCgcagttttcttctttgccaGCGCAAA GTATTTTGTAAAGGACAAAGCCTTAGTTGACAAGGCAGTGACAG AAAACAACGAAATGGAGCAACTGGAAATGACCGAACAGCAAACGAAGTTTACAGCAGCTAAACCCGAAGTGCCTCAAATGAATTTGTCGACAGCATTCCAAGAAGATGCTTGTGATGTACTTGCACGCGAGACGTGA
- the LOC123474405 gene encoding protein spinster-like isoform X1, translating into MDSTNVNEQVPVQNGSYQTQPEETQNSIVDSHQKTDSYKQSLSSSSSTSLVAEKASVFNVYTGDSSLDSTKQKPSDDSGTPSISCSTKTSDEVKKMSTRQYATVIILCYVNLLKYIDRFTIAGILPEVQCAFGISDAQGGLLSTAFIASYMIFSPIFGYLGDRFSRRIIMGVGITFWGVSNLAGSFSETYGLLLTSRILVGIGESMFSTVSPTIISDVCKGDVRSKFLILYYIAVPVGSGLGFIVGAAMASAFGSWQWGLRVTPVLGFVAVLLIVFVVQEPPRGEAEGSKLSATSYWDDLKYLGKNKTYIFATAGGTLTSFVAGAMAWWGPKFIALGQATTKGEDVSYAKVSSIVGAEAALAGIIGVATGSLLGQKLRKRYPTADPQVCAWSMLIAAPLFYWGCYVAAGPPIPTYVILFFAQWLLNVNWAPVGDILLYVVIPTRRATAEGFFILISHALGDAGSPYITGLVSDSFKA; encoded by the exons ATGGATTCGACAAACGTAAACGAACAAGTTCCCGTGCAGAATGGAAGCTATCAGACACAGCCGGAAGAAACCCAAAATTCAATCGTTGATTCCCACCAGAAAACTGATAGTTACAAACAGTCGCTATCCTCATCCTCCTCAACATCTTTGGTCGCAG AAAAAGCTTCCGTTTTCAATGTATATACAGGGGATTCGTCTTTGGATTCAACTAAGCAGAAGCCAAGTGACGACAGTGGAACACCATCGATTTCTTGTTCAACGAAAACAAGTGATGAAGTTAAGAAAATGTCGACGCGTCAATACGCAACCGTTATAATCCTTTGCTATGTCAATCTATTGAAGTACATTGATAGGTTCACTATTGCGG GTATTTTACCGGAGGTCCAATGCGCTTTCGGCATCAGCGATGCTCAAGGTGGTTTACTCTCAACTGCCTTCATTGCTTCCTACATGATATTTTCACCTATTTTCGGCTACCTGGGTGACAGATTCTCCCGCAG GATCATCATGGGAGTCGGTATCACTTTTTGGGGTGTTTCAAATTTGGCTGGATCGTTCTCCGAAACTTACGGTCTCCTCTTAACGTCGAGGATTTTGGTAGGCATCGGTGAATCGATGTTCTCCACCGTGTCGCCGACTATCATTTCAGATGTGTGCAAGGGCGATGTCCGGTCCAAGTTTCTCATCCTTTACTATATCGCAGTACCAGTCGGAAG TGGTCTAGGGTTTATCGTTGGTGCAGCGATGGCTAGTGCTTTCGGTTCTTGGCAATGGGGTCTTCGAGTCACACCTGTTTTGGGTTTCGTCGCAGTTTTGCTCATCGTTTTTGTTGTGCAAGAGCCACCTAGAGGAGAAGCCGAGGGATCCAAGCTATCCGCAACTTCTTACTGGGACGATCTCAAATACCTGGGAAAGAA CAAAACCTACATATTTGCAACAGCTGGTGGGACTCTAACATCATTCGTCGCCGGAGCAATGGCCTGGTGGGGTCCAAAATTTATTGCGCTAGGACAAGCCACAACGAAAGGCGAAGATGTTTCATATGCCAA AGTTTCTTCAATCGTCGGCGCTGAGGCAGCTCTGGCTGGAATAATTGGCGTCGCCACAGGATCGCTGCTCGGCCAAAAGCTAAGGAAACGTTATCCAACTGCCGATCCTCAAGTTTGCGCTTGGAGCATGTTGATAGCTGCTCCATTGTTTTACTGGGGTTGTTATGTTGCTGCCGGCCCTCCTATACCAACATACGTCATTCTTTTCTTCGCCCAATGGCTCCTCAACGTCAACTG GGCTCCAGTCGGTGACATTCTTTTG TATGTTGTTATCCCAACAAGACGTGCCACGGCGGAAGGATTCTTTATCCTCATTTCTCATGCCCTAGGAGATGCCGGATCTCCATACATAACTGGTCTG GTATCTGACAGCTTCAAAGCATAA
- the LOC116924050 gene encoding protein spinster homolog 1 isoform X1 — protein sequence MDSTNVNEQVPVQNGSYQTQPEETQNSIFDSHQKTDSYKQSLSSSSSTSFVAEKASVFNVYTGDSSLDSTKQKPSDDSGTPSISCPTKTSDEVKKMSTRQYATVIILCYVNLLKYIDRFTIAGILPEVQCAFGISDAQGGLLSTAFIASCMIFFPIFGYLSDRFSRRIIMGVGITLWGVSNVAGSFSGTYVLLLTSRILVGIGELMFSTVSPTIILDVGKGDVRSKFLSILYYSAVPVGSGLGFIVGAEMASAFGSWQWGLRVTPVLGFVAVLLIVFVVQEPPRGEAEGSRLSSTSGFCDDLKYLRKNKTYIFATFGKTLTSFVAGAMAWWGPKFIALGQATTKGEDVSYAKPVSSIVCAKAALAGIIGVTTGSLLGQKLRKCYPNADPKVCGYSMLIAALLFCSGYYVATGPPILTYVILFFAQWLLNVNWVPVHDILLYVVIPTRRATAAGFFIFIYHAFGDALSPYIIGLVSDSFKASLTNASETKMPSYDYYGDAMMLNESSVSNNCSGSSFIDPETVDIDFLSLRNTFFIGTIIAGELSAVFFFASAKYFVKDKALVDKAVTENNEMEQLEMTEQQTKFTAAKPEVPQMNLSTAFQEDACDVLARET from the exons ATGGATTCGACAAACGTAAACGAACAAGTTCCCGTGCAGAATGGAAGCTATCAGACACAGCCGGAAGAAACCCAAAATTCGATCTTTGATTCCCACCAGAAAACTGATAGTTACAAACAGTCGCTATCCTCATCCTCCTCAACATCTTTTGTCGCAG AAAAAGCTTCCGTTTTCAATGTATATACAGGGGATTCGTCTTTGGATTCAACTAAGCAGAAGCCAAGTGACGACAGTGGAACACCATCGATTTCTTGTCCAACGAAAACAAGTGATGAAGTTAAGAAAATGTCGACGCGTCAATACGCAACCGTTATAATCCTTTGCTATGTCAATCTATTGAAGTACATTGATAGGTTCACTATTGCGG GTATTTTACCGGAGGTCCAATGCGCTTTCGGAATCAGCGATGCTCAAGGTGGTTTACTCTCAACTGCCTTCATTGCTTCCTGCATGatattttttcctattttcggCTACCTGAGTGACAGATTCTCCCGCAG GATCATCATGGGAGTCGGTATCACTCTTTGGGGTGTTTCAAATGTGGCTGGATCGTTCTCCGGAACCTACGTTCTCCTCTTAACGTCGAGGATTTTGGTAGGCATCGGTGAATTGATGTTCTCCACCGTGTCGCCGACTATCATTTTAGATGTGGGCAAAGGCGATGTCCGGTCCAAGTTTCTCAGCATCCTTTACTATAGCGCCGTACCAGTCGGAAG TGGTCTAGGGTTTATCGTTGGTGCAGAGATGGCTAGTGCTTTCGGTTCTTGGCAATGGGGTCTTCGAGTCACACCTGTTTTGGGTTTCGTAGCCGTTTTGCTCATCGTTTTTGTTGTGCAAGAGCCACCCAGAGGAGAAGCCGAGGGATCCAGGCTATCCTCAACTTCTGGCTTCTGTGACGATCTCAAATACCTGAGAAAGAA CAAAACCTACATATTTGCAACATTTGGTAAGACTCTAACATCATTCGTCGCCGGAGCTATGGCCTGGTGGGGTCCAAAATTTATTGCGCTAGGACAAGCCACAACGAAAGGCGAAGATGTTTCATATGCCAA ACCAGTTTCTTCAATCGTCTGCGCTAAGGCAGCTCTGGCTGGAATAATTGGCGTCACCACAGGATCGCTGCTCGGCCAAAAGCTAAGGAAATGTTATCCAAATGCCGATCCTAAAGTTTGCGGTTACAGCATGTTAATAGCTGCTCTATTGTTCTGTTCCGGTTATTATGTTGCTACCGGCCCTCCTATTCTAACATATGTCATCCTTTTCTTCGCCCAATGGCTCCTCAACGTCAACTG GGTTCCAGTCCATGACATTCTTTTG TATGTTGTTATCCCAACAAGACGTGCCACGGCGGCAGGATTCTTTATCTTCATTTATCATGCCTTTGGAGATGCCTTATCTCCATACATAATCGGTCTG GTATCTGACAGCTTCAAAGCATCACTTACTAATGCGTCAGAAACAAAGATGCCATCGTATGATTACTATGGCGATGCGATGATGTTGAACGAATCCTCCGTTAGCAACAACTGCTCCGGTTCATCGTTCATCGATCCCGAGACGGTCGACATAGACTTTCTCTCTTTGCGGAATACGTTTTTTATTGGGACAATCATTGCAGGAGAACTTAGCgcagttttcttctttgccaGCGCAAA GTATTTTGTAAAGGACAAAGCCTTAGTTGACAAGGCAGTGACAG AAAACAACGAAATGGAGCAACTGGAAATGACCGAACAGCAAACGAAGTTTACAGCAGCTAAACCCGAAGTGCCTCAAATGAATTTGTCGACAGCATTCCAAGAAGATGCTTGTGATGTACTTGCACGCGAGACGTGA
- the LOC123474405 gene encoding protein spinster-like isoform X3 encodes MDSTNVNEQVPVQNGSYQTQPEETQNSIVDSHQKTDSYKQSLSSSSSTSLVAGDSSLDSTKQKPSDDSGTPSISCSTKTSDEVKKMSTRQYATVIILCYVNLLKYIDRFTIAGILPEVQCAFGISDAQGGLLSTAFIASYMIFSPIFGYLGDRFSRRIIMGVGITFWGVSNLAGSFSETYGLLLTSRILVGIGESMFSTVSPTIISDVCKGDVRSKFLILYYIAVPVGSGLGFIVGAAMASAFGSWQWGLRVTPVLGFVAVLLIVFVVQEPPRGEAEGSKLSATSYWDDLKYLGKNKTYIFATAGGTLTSFVAGAMAWWGPKFIALGQATTKGEDVSYAKVSSIVGAEAALAGIIGVATGSLLGQKLRKRYPTADPQVCAWSMLIAAPLFYWGCYVAAGPPIPTYVILFFAQWLLNVNWAPVGDILLYVVIPTRRATAEGFFILISHALGDAGSPYITGLVSDSFKA; translated from the exons ATGGATTCGACAAACGTAAACGAACAAGTTCCCGTGCAGAATGGAAGCTATCAGACACAGCCGGAAGAAACCCAAAATTCAATCGTTGATTCCCACCAGAAAACTGATAGTTACAAACAGTCGCTATCCTCATCCTCCTCAACATCTTTGGTCGCAG GGGATTCGTCTTTGGATTCAACTAAGCAGAAGCCAAGTGACGACAGTGGAACACCATCGATTTCTTGTTCAACGAAAACAAGTGATGAAGTTAAGAAAATGTCGACGCGTCAATACGCAACCGTTATAATCCTTTGCTATGTCAATCTATTGAAGTACATTGATAGGTTCACTATTGCGG GTATTTTACCGGAGGTCCAATGCGCTTTCGGCATCAGCGATGCTCAAGGTGGTTTACTCTCAACTGCCTTCATTGCTTCCTACATGATATTTTCACCTATTTTCGGCTACCTGGGTGACAGATTCTCCCGCAG GATCATCATGGGAGTCGGTATCACTTTTTGGGGTGTTTCAAATTTGGCTGGATCGTTCTCCGAAACTTACGGTCTCCTCTTAACGTCGAGGATTTTGGTAGGCATCGGTGAATCGATGTTCTCCACCGTGTCGCCGACTATCATTTCAGATGTGTGCAAGGGCGATGTCCGGTCCAAGTTTCTCATCCTTTACTATATCGCAGTACCAGTCGGAAG TGGTCTAGGGTTTATCGTTGGTGCAGCGATGGCTAGTGCTTTCGGTTCTTGGCAATGGGGTCTTCGAGTCACACCTGTTTTGGGTTTCGTCGCAGTTTTGCTCATCGTTTTTGTTGTGCAAGAGCCACCTAGAGGAGAAGCCGAGGGATCCAAGCTATCCGCAACTTCTTACTGGGACGATCTCAAATACCTGGGAAAGAA CAAAACCTACATATTTGCAACAGCTGGTGGGACTCTAACATCATTCGTCGCCGGAGCAATGGCCTGGTGGGGTCCAAAATTTATTGCGCTAGGACAAGCCACAACGAAAGGCGAAGATGTTTCATATGCCAA AGTTTCTTCAATCGTCGGCGCTGAGGCAGCTCTGGCTGGAATAATTGGCGTCGCCACAGGATCGCTGCTCGGCCAAAAGCTAAGGAAACGTTATCCAACTGCCGATCCTCAAGTTTGCGCTTGGAGCATGTTGATAGCTGCTCCATTGTTTTACTGGGGTTGTTATGTTGCTGCCGGCCCTCCTATACCAACATACGTCATTCTTTTCTTCGCCCAATGGCTCCTCAACGTCAACTG GGCTCCAGTCGGTGACATTCTTTTG TATGTTGTTATCCCAACAAGACGTGCCACGGCGGAAGGATTCTTTATCCTCATTTCTCATGCCCTAGGAGATGCCGGATCTCCATACATAACTGGTCTG GTATCTGACAGCTTCAAAGCATAA